One window of Pseudochaenichthys georgianus chromosome 18, fPseGeo1.2, whole genome shotgun sequence genomic DNA carries:
- the nhsl2 gene encoding NHS-like protein 2: MGFLRRVAGVSLDFEEQLYDTKLPGQTFRHPTSQSSDDTSTSLSNKRPDFIFLPATKQLYDDETSSSVFGLRSVTDPSPSPSPSPCGSDRPPPGWSGNTSAITGPPVADKPRWPPGRRPPGQFIALDVTGEGRGGKFHGVDLLQHSPSPSPGDPYPLQPRSLEPVTDTFQQNLPLRKTLSDLDTTSPADSALEQRAADQLLPGTMDHSGLLCSNTPSASWNGPKGSTFSPGAWNEPYNYTVNKGPAVPPKQHSVIASSGGRSQDGVMFVNSGQSGGGLHSSSFSSVTMPSGRGGGNNMPGVSLAAATMGKRSETEGAAADGGRGGGGGVWEGARGRERSARSIAAANAFKFRERSLSTPTDSDSFCFSEVGLGQPDGSVLPTGNGNAMGITDHQQQHHHFLGLGENYALRYPRGSSEDSTSTTDTISVTASDYSADGRLRLRSRSISLKKSKRKPPPPVRSVSLMKNLGQAEGRIHHEGGLYRDGRPKSLHIPRDLFPDFQPDFLLPSSSCSSKPMVVERDIGHGGADGPPSLEVQAPEREGDTELTFPTHWQLGDWKNDPYRSLSGSSTATGTTVIECMKVRGSSESLLASPSTSRATSPSQLSMETDIKAFSPFKPPGLMSPSSGYSSQSETPTPTIPLSHMAGHGTLGCKLRPKIPERKSSLPSPKDPSARSRLSFEMPGNAHLELSSIRPKPKASRRHSDTSTAAKPGKTSSSQALPVVTQNELKTIRLRSVSRGDLEDCPDGASDTIEEEQHGRDLGEDPSPPPTLPKPKPPVAVKPPLPKRPINLLFKSSSPCSTSPQALESPPGSPVDRPVPLGNIYKVMRKPKPKRPSPQATSPSVPPDYSTYEHSFLPQSLYDLPPLPDPQPLLEDPAMEPDFDVYPEIRPGPGDGGSLPSHCSNEEGPELQDKSKTLPSRMTISCLSELSDKKKPKVPPPVPKKPNVLLLPSTVHSSTNGSTDRQTPQAESPVGLRSPVGTFSPEEFPSSPSVLDMLEQDENHLGTDEESSKESSLHSSLQDSSLTELGGKMASTEIGADDSAADEKTVLHIAEETDDDMLPGTPAAHTTEDLFTIIHRSKRRVLGRKEPTDSFGSRQSLVSPVKHSNSGSDIRNMTLGSQRSSSRGGEVDTRAWSTGLIRLNVGITTRKITLPPSTSPPPLPSFLLSCRVTQSLSGSSTATGTTVIECMKVRGSSESLLASPSTSRATSPSQLSMETDIKAFSPFKPPGLMSPSSGYSSQSETPTPTIPLSHMAGHGTLGCKLRPKIPERKSSLPSPKDPSARSRLSFEMPGNAHLELSSIRPKPKASRRHSDTSTAAKPGKTSSSQALPVVTQNELKTIRLRSVSRGDLEDCPDGASDTIEEEQHGRDLGEDPSPPPTLPKPNPLSLQSKTLPSRMTISCLSELSDKKKPKVPPPVPKKPNVLLLPSTVHSSTNGSTDRQTPQAESPVGLRSPVGTFSPEEFPSSPSVLDMLEQDENHLGTDEESSKESSLHSSLQDSSLTELGGKMASTEIGADDSAADEKTVLHIAEETDDDMLPGTPAAHTTEDLFTIIHRSKRRVLGRKEPTDSFGSRQSLVSPVKHSNSGSDIRNMTLGSQRSSSRNENFMALLQKKGSKTSGGGARVSAMELLKSTNPLARRVTEFTSTSPTAGEGGEYGKPHDQ, encoded by the exons GTGAAGGGAGAGGAGGGAAGTTCCACGGTGTCGACCTCCTCCAGCACTCGCCCTCCCCCTCTCCAGGAGACCCTTACCCCCTCCAGCCCCGCTCCCTGGAGCCCGTCACGGACACTTTCCAGCAGAACCTCCCATTGAGGAAGACCCTCTCTGACCTCGACACAACCTCACCTGCAG ATAGCGCTTTGGAGCAACGCGCCGCGGACCAACTTCTCCCAGGAACTATGGACCACTCCGGGCTCCTGTGCTCAAACACACCGTCCGCTTCCTGGAACGGACCTAAGGGCTCCACCTTTTCTCCCGGAGCGTGGAACGAGCCTTACAATTACACCGTGAACAAAGGCCCAGCCGTCCCGCCGAAACAGCACAGCGTCATCGCATCGTCGGGGGGGAGGTCGCAGGACGGCGTGATGTTCGTGAATTCAGGACAATCGGGCGGGGGCTTACATTCCAGTTCATTCTCGTCCGTGACGATGCCTTctgggagaggaggagggaatAACATGCCGGGGGTTTCACTGGCGGCGGCGACGATGGGGAAGCGAAGCGAGACTGAAGGTGCGGCGGCggatggaggaagaggaggagggggaggagtttGGGAGGGAGCAAGAGGACGAGAGAGGTCGGCACGTTCAATAGCAGCGGCAAACGCATTCAAGTTTCGTGAGCGTTCCCTTTCCACGCCCACAGATTCGGATTCTTTCTGCTTTTCAGAAGTCGGTTTGGGACAGCCGGACGGGAGCGTCTTGCCGACAGGGAATGGGAATGCCATGGGAATAACAGACCACCAACAACAGCATCACCACTTCCTGGGTTTGGGGGAGAACTATGCGCTCAGATACCCCAGAGGCAGCTCCGAGGACAGCACCAGTACCACGGACACAATCTCCGTCACGGCTTCAGACTACAGCGCCGACGGTCGCTTGCGCCTACGCTCCCGCTCCATCTCGCTTAAGAAATCCAAGCGCAAGCCACCGCCCCCTGTGAGGAGCGTCTCTCTAATGAAGAACCTTGGACAAGCGGAGGGGAGAATCCACCACGAAGGCGGACTTTACCGGGATGGCCGGCCAAAGAGCCTGCACATCCCCAGGGATCTTTTCCCGGACTTTCAGCCAGATTTCCTACTGCCCAGTTCGTCCTGCTCTTCTAAACCAATGGTTGTTGAGCGGGATATTGGCCACGGAGGCGCTGATGGACCTCCAAGTCTGGAAGTCCAAGCaccagagagggagggagatacAGAATTGACCTTCCCCACTCACTGGCAGCTGGGCGACTGGAAGAATGACCCTTACAG GTCTCTTTCAGGCTCGAGCACAGCAACCGGTACCACAGTGATTGAATGTATGAAAGTCAGAGGTAGTTCGGAGTCCCTGCTTGCTTCTCCCTCGACCTCCAGAGCAACATCGCCCTCACAACTCTCCATGGAAACTGACATCAAAGCATTCTCGCCCTTCAAACCCCCAGGACTTATGTCGCCATCAAGTGGCTAttccagccaatcagagactcCCACCCCTACTATTCCGCTCAGTCACATGGCAGGTCACGGGACATTAGGGTGTAAGTTGCGTCCGAAGATCCCGGAGAGGAAATCATCTCTTCCGTCGCCCAAGGACCCGTCTGCAAGGTCTAGATTGTCCTTTGAGATGCCTGGGAATGCACATCTAGAGCTGTCATCAATCAGGCCAAAGCCAAAGGCCAGCAGAAGACATTCGGACACCTCGACTGCAGCGAAACCCGGAAAAACCAGCTCCTCACAAGCCTTGCCTGTTGTTACCCAGAATGAGCTAAAGACTATTCGACTGCGCTCTGTCTCTCGTGGTGACTTGGAGGACTGCCCTGATGGGGCGTCCGACACCATAGAAGAAGAACAGCATGGCCGTGACTTAGGGGAAGACCCCAGCCCGCCACCCACCCTACCGAAACCCAAACCCCCTGTCGCTGTCAAGCCCCCGTTGCCAAAACGGCCCATAAACCTACTCTTTAAGTCTTCTTCTCCTTGTTCCACTTCCCCCCAAGCTCTCGAATCACCTCCTGGCTCACCTGTGGATCGGCCTGTTCCCCTAGGCAACATCTACAAAGTCATGAGAAAACCCAAACCCAAAAGACCTTCACCACAAGCAACAAGTCCCTCTGTTCCACCAGATTATTCCACTTATGAACATTCATTCCTGCCCCAGTCCCTCTATGACCTCCCTCCTCTTCCAGACCCCCAGCCTCTTCTGGAAGACCCGGCGATGGAGCCAGATTTCGATGTTTACCCAGAGATTCGTCCCGGTCCTGGGGACGGAGGCTCACTCCCGTCTCACTGCAGTAACGAGGAGGGCCCAGAGCTCCAGGACAAGAGCAAGACCCTCCCTTCAAGAATGACAATCTCCTGTCTGTCAGAGCTGTCGGACAAAAAGAAACCCAAG GTTCCCCCTCCAGTCCCGAAGAAGCCGAATGTCCTTCTTCTTCCCTCAACGGTCCATTCCTCGACCAATGGGAGCACGGACCGTCAGACCCCTCAGGCCGAGAGTCCCGTGGGTCTTCGCTCTCCCGTAGGAACGTTCTCCCCGGAAGAGTTTCCCAGTTCTCCTAGTGTTCTCGATATGCTAGAACAAGATGAGAACCACTTAGGAACCGACGAGGAGAGTTCAAAGGAGTCATCGCTTCATTCGTCTCTGCAGGACTCCTCCCTCACAGAGCTAGGAGGGAAGATGGCCAGCACTGAGATTGGAGCAG ATGACTCGGCAGCCGACGAGAAGACGGTACTCCACATCGCAGAGGAAACGGATGATGACATGTTGCCCGGCACACCTGCAGCACACACCACAGAAGACCTGTTCACGATCattcacag GTCCAAGCGGAGGGTTCTTGGTCGCAAGGAACCGACGGACTCTTTCGGCAGCCGGCAGAGTCTTGTATCTCCGGTGAAGCACAGCAACAGCGGCAGCGACATCCGAAACATGACCTTAGGCAGTCAGAGGTCCAGCTCCC GAGGAGGGGAGGTGGACACGAGGGCGTGGAGCACAGGTTTGATTCGGCTCAACGTGGGGATTACCACGCGGAAAATTACACTTCCCCCGTCAACGTCTCCTCCACCTCTTCCCTCCTTCCTTCTCAGCTGTCGTGTGACTCA GTCTCTTTCAGGCTCGAGCACAGCAACCGGTACCACAGTGATTGAATGTATGAAAGTCAGAGGTAGTTCGGAGTCCCTGCTTGCTTCTCCCTCGACCTCCAGAGCAACATCGCCCTCACAACTCTCCATGGAAACTGACATCAAAGCATTCTCGCCCTTCAAACCCCCAGGACTTATGTCGCCATCAAGTGGCTAttccagccaatcagagactcCCACCCCTACTATTCCGCTCAGTCACATGGCAGGTCACGGGACATTAGGGTGTAAGTTGCGTCCGAAGATCCCGGAGAGGAAATCATCTCTTCCGTCGCCCAAGGACCCGTCTGCAAGGTCTAGATTGTCCTTTGAGATGCCTGGGAATGCACATCTAGAGCTGTCATCAATCAGGCCAAAGCCAAAGGCCAGCAGAAGACATTCGGACACCTCGACTGCAGCGAAACCCGGAAAAACCAGCTCCTCACAAGCCTTGCCTGTTGTTACCCAGAATGAGCTAAAGACTATTCGACTGCGCTCTGTCTCTCGTGGTGACTTGGAGGACTGCCCTGATGGGGCGTCCGACACCATAGAAGAAGAACAGCATGGCCGTGACTTAGGGGAAGACCCCAGCCCGCCACCCACCCTACCGAAACCCAACCCCCTGTCGCT ACAGAGCAAGACCCTCCCTTCAAGAATGACAATCTCCTGTCTGTCAGAGCTGTCGGACAAAAAGAAACCCAAG GTTCCCCCTCCAGTCCCGAAGAAGCCGAATGTCCTTCTTCTTCCCTCAACGGTCCATTCCTCGACCAATGGGAGCACGGACCGTCAGACCCCTCAGGCCGAGAGTCCCGTGGGTCTTCGCTCTCCCGTAGGAACGTTCTCCCCGGAAGAGTTTCCCAGTTCTCCTAGTGTTCTCGATATGCTAGAACAAGATGAGAACCACTTAGGAACCGACGAGGAGAGTTCAAAGGAGTCATCGCTTCATTCGTCTCTGCAGGACTCCTCCCTCACAGAGCTAGGAGGGAAGATGGCCAGCACTGAGATTGGAGCAG ATGACTCGGCAGCCGACGAGAAGACGGTACTCCACATCGCAGAGGAAACGGATGATGACATGTTGCCCGGCACACCTGCAGCACACACCACAGAAGACCTGTTCACGATCattcacag GTCCAAGCGGAGGGTTCTTGGTCGCAAGGAACCGACGGACTCTTTCGGCAGCCGGCAGAGTCTTGTATCTCCGGTGAAGCACAGCAACAGCGGCAGCGACATCCGAAACATGACCTTAGGCAGTCAGAGGTCCAGCTCCCGCAACGAGAACTTCATGGCCCTGCTTCAGAAGAAAGGCAGCAAGACTTCCGGCGGAGGCGCCAGAGTCTCTGCGATGGAGCTACTCAAAAGCACAAACCCTTTGGCACGGCGGGTCACGGAGTTTACGTCTACTTCGCCGACAGCTGGCGAGGGAGGAGAGTACGGAAAACCCCACGATCAGTGA